Proteins from a genomic interval of Defluviitalea raffinosedens:
- a CDS encoding DUF1062 domain-containing protein: protein MKYFNTIKVYHRCGGCGKKRQFVNTGKFRINANGKNVDIWLIYQCVKCKHSWNLVIYKRKKASSISMEEYQLFLENDEELAYRYGNDMAFLKRNNAEFK from the coding sequence ATGAAATACTTTAATACAATAAAAGTTTACCATCGATGCGGAGGCTGCGGAAAGAAGAGACAGTTTGTAAATACAGGGAAATTCAGAATCAATGCAAATGGTAAAAATGTGGATATATGGCTGATTTATCAATGTGTGAAATGCAAACATTCCTGGAATCTGGTGATTTATAAGAGGAAGAAGGCGAGCAGCATATCGATGGAAGAGTATCAGTTGTTCCTTGAGAATGACGAAGAATTGGCTTATCGTTATGGCAATGACATGGCTTTTTTGAAAAGGAATAATGCCGAATTTAAGTGA
- a CDS encoding CD3324 family protein, translated as MSYLRAEDVLPIEVLTLVQKYVSGESIYIPAKGKKKWGDSTNTREILECRNQDIIRKYQNGMSIKDLSKEYFLTEKSIQRIIRNQKCSDTPESRVSDEIL; from the coding sequence ATGAGCTATTTGCGAGCAGAAGATGTTCTGCCCATTGAAGTGCTTACTCTCGTTCAAAAATATGTTTCCGGAGAGTCTATTTATATCCCGGCCAAGGGAAAGAAAAAATGGGGAGACAGCACCAATACGAGAGAAATTCTTGAATGCAGAAATCAAGATATTATCAGAAAATATCAAAATGGTATGTCCATAAAGGATTTATCCAAAGAATATTTTTTGACTGAAAAAAGCATCCAAAGAATTATCAGAAATCAAAAATGCTCTGATACTCCTGAAAGCAGGGTATCAGATGAAATACTTTAA
- a CDS encoding MarR family transcriptional regulator, giving the protein MSQIRHLSGRVFEKLLKESGVDIFNGAQGRILYVLWEHGQLTITEIGKLTSLAKTTLTSMLDRMEANGLIERIPDKRNRRQTFISVTEKANQYREKYDSISDKMNEIFYHGFTEDEMICFENQLRRIIKNLEKEGE; this is encoded by the coding sequence TTGTCGCAGATTCGGCATCTTAGCGGACGAGTATTTGAAAAGCTATTAAAGGAAAGCGGTGTTGACATTTTCAATGGTGCGCAGGGGCGTATACTTTATGTGCTGTGGGAGCATGGCCAGTTGACAATCACAGAGATCGGAAAGCTTACCTCATTGGCTAAAACGACGCTTACCAGTATGCTCGATCGTATGGAAGCAAATGGGTTGATTGAAAGAATACCAGACAAAAGAAACCGCAGACAGACATTTATATCGGTGACGGAAAAAGCAAACCAATATCGTGAAAAATATGACTCTATATCGGACAAAATGAACGAAATATTCTATCATGGCTTCACAGAAGATGAAATGATCTGTTTTGAGAATCAACTCAGAAGAATCATTAAAAATCTTGAAAAAGAAGGAGAATAA
- a CDS encoding MFS transporter encodes MSKIKIQLIKLYSLTTLESLSLGGASWVALLAARGYSIAKIGVIEAIFHCVSLCGEIPSGLAADVLGRKRTMIASRVMSVLSAIAMIFSDSFWGIAVAVGMNALSYNMASGTREALAYDSLKKYNKEADYNKFASTEMMIYRIGSGLSTLFAGVALYLGYKKAYSIDISIGCLSILVALLLMDVTAYDAYKNESVTKRFKDCIVSSVCFLKKNPKAIMLIAINSLTGAIATLLLFFLQAKLPILGLHPNWLGPALFIMQLGAALGAKLVQYFSRTRFIKIIAISITGIIFALASLLFKNPYLTIIGGFIAAFSDDFMQVRADIILNDMIPSEQRATLVSVCSFAFSVVMIILSPLMGMLLDII; translated from the coding sequence ATGTCTAAAATTAAAATTCAACTTATAAAATTGTATTCATTGACTACCCTTGAATCTTTATCCCTTGGAGGAGCCTCCTGGGTTGCTTTGCTTGCTGCCCGCGGCTATTCAATAGCTAAAATCGGAGTAATAGAAGCCATATTTCATTGTGTGAGTTTGTGTGGGGAGATTCCATCTGGACTTGCAGCGGATGTATTAGGACGCAAGAGAACAATGATAGCCAGTAGAGTGATGTCAGTTCTTTCGGCCATTGCAATGATCTTTTCCGATTCTTTCTGGGGAATCGCTGTTGCGGTAGGGATGAATGCTCTAAGTTATAATATGGCATCGGGGACAAGAGAAGCCTTAGCATATGATTCGCTGAAAAAATATAATAAGGAAGCAGATTATAATAAATTTGCTTCAACAGAAATGATGATTTATAGAATTGGATCAGGGCTCTCCACTTTATTTGCAGGAGTGGCTCTTTACCTTGGATATAAAAAGGCGTATAGTATTGATATTTCCATTGGATGTCTTAGTATTCTGGTGGCTCTATTATTAATGGATGTAACGGCTTATGATGCATATAAGAATGAAAGTGTAACGAAAAGATTTAAAGATTGCATTGTAAGCAGTGTTTGCTTCCTGAAGAAAAATCCTAAGGCGATTATGTTAATAGCAATTAATTCTTTAACAGGTGCTATAGCAACTCTTCTTTTGTTCTTTTTACAGGCAAAACTTCCAATATTAGGACTGCATCCTAATTGGCTGGGACCAGCTTTATTTATCATGCAATTAGGTGCGGCTTTAGGTGCGAAACTTGTACAGTATTTTTCCAGGACAAGATTTATAAAAATAATAGCAATCAGTATCACAGGTATTATTTTTGCGCTGGCTTCGTTGCTCTTTAAAAATCCTTATCTTACAATTATTGGAGGATTTATTGCTGCATTCTCAGATGATTTTATGCAAGTAAGAGCGGATATTATACTGAATGATATGATTCCGTCTGAGCAAAGAGCAACTCTTGTATCTGTCTGCTCATTTGCTTTTTCTGTTGTTATGATCATACTTTCACCTCTTATGGGAATGCTGCTGGACATAATATAG
- a CDS encoding flavin reductase family protein, producing the protein MGKISIGPENNFCPQTLFLYGTYKEDGTPNFGLFCWFSYCRDGELGVMACIGGEKLTKDRIRESKVFSANLVTESLLEFADYLGNTEGHKSGKMDIPIEIERGAVLNVPVLKKSPWVFELEVKHSIPLNDGEVFLCKIRNTIVDKALKDPSISVDERLRMAAPVMWIGEGQYYTLNYKTLGKTGDWKDLNFTK; encoded by the coding sequence ATGGGAAAAATATCTATCGGTCCGGAGAATAATTTTTGCCCACAAACATTGTTTTTATATGGTACATATAAAGAGGATGGAACACCGAACTTTGGTTTGTTCTGCTGGTTCAGTTATTGCAGAGATGGCGAACTGGGGGTTATGGCTTGTATTGGAGGCGAAAAATTAACAAAAGATCGTATACGGGAAAGCAAAGTATTTTCTGCTAACCTTGTCACCGAATCTCTGCTGGAATTTGCGGACTATTTAGGCAATACAGAAGGACACAAGAGCGGGAAAATGGATATTCCGATTGAAATCGAACGAGGTGCAGTATTGAATGTTCCAGTATTAAAGAAAAGTCCGTGGGTATTTGAGCTTGAAGTTAAACACTCCATACCATTGAATGACGGTGAGGTTTTTTTATGTAAAATCCGCAATACAATAGTAGACAAAGCACTTAAAGATCCTTCGATCAGTGTTGATGAACGGTTGCGTATGGCTGCTCCTGTAATGTGGATTGGAGAGGGGCAATATTATACCCTTAACTACAAAACTTTGGGAAAAACCGGAGATTGGAAAGACTTAAATTTCACGAAATAG